In Rhododendron vialii isolate Sample 1 chromosome 9a, ASM3025357v1, the following are encoded in one genomic region:
- the LOC131299930 gene encoding uncharacterized protein LOC131299930 isoform X2, with protein MEVAEIEEALKVLQTSLLRTKWRLRPASKRRLETDMLALCTGMRPVIMVDYGGKMPELQEHLCGVLKLSQKESSMFENLRVMVIEDMIYLIHIKWLAEFVRSSLNSETELLFADLEQDPPKMIMHAKESSVAMELVSVQKWFSLIFPVDRMNSDPLPSHRIDSMSSGKSRIEELVMSQSSELIDLSRCMQETEITIPTLNGWLLGYPIVYLFSKEHISDAIYNLSTKSLHLFKVLVRSFSVPYELSLEGRNEPWAETFISQMRAKWERCKQVWGSLHMEVSSCYPQAIVL; from the exons ATGGAAGTTGCAGAGATAGAGGAAGCATTGAAGGTGCTTCAAACCTCTCTCCTCCGAACCAAATGGCGACTCAGACCTGCTTCAAAACGTCGCCTTGAAACag ATATGTTGGCCTTGTGCACAGGGATGAGGCCAGTAATTATGGTGGACTACGGTGGAAAGATGCCTGAACTGCAAGAACACCTGTGCGGAGTTCTCAAGCTTAGTCAAAAG GAATCATCCATGTTTGAGAACCTGAGAGTCATGGTTATAGAAGACATGATATACTTGATACACATTAAATGGCTTGCGGAGTTTGTTAGGTCAAGCTTAAATTCAGAAACAGAACTGCTTTTTGCAGACCTTGAACAGGATCCTCCAAAG ATGATAATGCATGCCAAAGAAAGCTCAGTAGCGATGGAGCTTGTATCAGTTCAGAAGTGGTTTTCTTTGATCTTTCCTGTTGACAGAATGAACAGTGATCCCTTGCCATCTCACCGAATTGACTCAATGTCCAGTGGAAAATCTAGAATAGAGGAGCTAGTAATGTCACAGTCTTCTGAACTTATTGATCTCAGTAGGTGCATGCAAGAAACAGAAATCACCATACCAACTCTGAATGG ATGGCTTCTTGGTTATCCAATTGTGTACTTGTTCAGCAAGGAGCATATTTCAGATGCTATATACAATCTTTCCACCAAGTCTCTTCATCTCTTCAAAGTTCTAGTCCGCAG TTTCTCCGTGCCTTATGAATTGAGCCTGGAAGGAAGGAATGAACCGTGGGCGGAGACGTTTATCAGTCAAATGCGGGCAAAATGGGAAAGATGCAAGCAAGTCTGGGGTTCTCTGCATATGGAGGTTAGTAGTTGTTATCCCCAAGCAATTGTACTGTAG
- the LOC131299930 gene encoding uncharacterized protein LOC131299930 isoform X5 produces MEVAEIEEALKVLQTSLLRTKWRLRPASKRRLETDMLALCTGMRPVIMVDYGGKMPELQEHLCGVLKLSQKESSMFENLRVMVIEDMIYLIHIKWLAEFVRSSLNSETELLFADLEQDPPKMIMHAKESSVAMELVSVQKWFSLIFPVDRMNSDPLPSHRIDSMSSGKSRIEELVMSQSSELIDLSRCMQETEITIPTLNGILLQMASWLSNCVLVQQGAYFRCYIQSFHQVSSSLQSSSPQFLRAL; encoded by the exons ATGGAAGTTGCAGAGATAGAGGAAGCATTGAAGGTGCTTCAAACCTCTCTCCTCCGAACCAAATGGCGACTCAGACCTGCTTCAAAACGTCGCCTTGAAACag ATATGTTGGCCTTGTGCACAGGGATGAGGCCAGTAATTATGGTGGACTACGGTGGAAAGATGCCTGAACTGCAAGAACACCTGTGCGGAGTTCTCAAGCTTAGTCAAAAG GAATCATCCATGTTTGAGAACCTGAGAGTCATGGTTATAGAAGACATGATATACTTGATACACATTAAATGGCTTGCGGAGTTTGTTAGGTCAAGCTTAAATTCAGAAACAGAACTGCTTTTTGCAGACCTTGAACAGGATCCTCCAAAG ATGATAATGCATGCCAAAGAAAGCTCAGTAGCGATGGAGCTTGTATCAGTTCAGAAGTGGTTTTCTTTGATCTTTCCTGTTGACAGAATGAACAGTGATCCCTTGCCATCTCACCGAATTGACTCAATGTCCAGTGGAAAATCTAGAATAGAGGAGCTAGTAATGTCACAGTCTTCTGAACTTATTGATCTCAGTAGGTGCATGCAAGAAACAGAAATCACCATACCAACTCTGAATGG TATTTTGTTACAGATGGCTTCTTGGTTATCCAATTGTGTACTTGTTCAGCAAGGAGCATATTTCAGATGCTATATACAATCTTTCCACCAAGTCTCTTCATCTCTTCAAAGTTCTAGTCCGCAG TTTCTCCGTGCCTTATGA
- the LOC131299930 gene encoding uncharacterized protein LOC131299930 isoform X4 yields MEVAEIEEALKVLQTSLLRTKWRLRPASKRRLETDMLALCTGMRPVIMVDYGGKMPELQEHLCGVLKLSQKESSMFENLRVMVIEDMIYLIHIKWLAEFVRSSLNSETELLFADLEQDPPKMIMHAKESSVAMELVSVQKWFSLIFPVDRMNSDPLPSHRIDSMSSGKSRIEELVMSQSSELIDLSRCMQETEITIPTLNGILLQMASWLSNCVLVQQGAYFRCYIQSFHQVSSSLQSSSPQEWYVQ; encoded by the exons ATGGAAGTTGCAGAGATAGAGGAAGCATTGAAGGTGCTTCAAACCTCTCTCCTCCGAACCAAATGGCGACTCAGACCTGCTTCAAAACGTCGCCTTGAAACag ATATGTTGGCCTTGTGCACAGGGATGAGGCCAGTAATTATGGTGGACTACGGTGGAAAGATGCCTGAACTGCAAGAACACCTGTGCGGAGTTCTCAAGCTTAGTCAAAAG GAATCATCCATGTTTGAGAACCTGAGAGTCATGGTTATAGAAGACATGATATACTTGATACACATTAAATGGCTTGCGGAGTTTGTTAGGTCAAGCTTAAATTCAGAAACAGAACTGCTTTTTGCAGACCTTGAACAGGATCCTCCAAAG ATGATAATGCATGCCAAAGAAAGCTCAGTAGCGATGGAGCTTGTATCAGTTCAGAAGTGGTTTTCTTTGATCTTTCCTGTTGACAGAATGAACAGTGATCCCTTGCCATCTCACCGAATTGACTCAATGTCCAGTGGAAAATCTAGAATAGAGGAGCTAGTAATGTCACAGTCTTCTGAACTTATTGATCTCAGTAGGTGCATGCAAGAAACAGAAATCACCATACCAACTCTGAATGG TATTTTGTTACAGATGGCTTCTTGGTTATCCAATTGTGTACTTGTTCAGCAAGGAGCATATTTCAGATGCTATATACAATCTTTCCACCAAGTCTCTTCATCTCTTCAAAGTTCTAGTCCGCAG gaaTGGTACGTCCAATAA
- the LOC131299929 gene encoding senescence-specific cysteine protease SAG39-like: MASTNQYQCFALAVLFVLGVLASQATSRSLQDASISEKHKQWMARYGRVYKDSAEEEQRLKIFKDNVEYIESSNKAENKPYKLGVNQFADLTNEEFKLRNKFKSHNSSTATSPFKYANVTDLPSSVDWRKKGAVTPVKDQGQCGSCWAFSAVASMEGIVELTTGKLISLSEQELVDCDTSGEDRGCNGGFMDGAFQFIIHNQGPTTETNYPYQGTDGTCNEREAANHSAKIIGYEDVPANSESALLKAVANQPVSVAIDASGFDFQLYSSGIFTGACGTDLDHGVTAVGYGTSNNGTKYWLVKNSWGTTWGEQGYILMQRDIDAAQGLCGIAMEASYPTA, translated from the exons ATGGCTTCAACAAACCAATACCAATGCTTCGCCTTGGCTGTGCTTTTTGTTTTGGGAGTTTTGGCTTCCCAGGCGACGTCTCGCTCTCTCCAAGATGCATCCATTTCTGAGAAGCATAAGCAGTGGATGGCTCGCTATGGACGTGTATACAAGGATTCCGCAGAGGAGGAACAACGATTGAAGATATTCAAGGACAATGTAGAGTATATAGAATCTTCCAACAAAGCAGAGAACAAGCCTTACAAGCTTGGGGTTAACCAATTTGCCGATCTTACGAATGAAGAGTTCAAACTACGCAACAAATTCAAGAGCCACAATTCCTCAACTGCAACATCTCCCTTTAAATATGCAAATGTGACTGATTTGCCATCTAGCGTGGACTGGAGGAAGAAAGGGGCTGTAACGCCCGTTAAGGACCAAGGCCAATGTG GAAGTTGTTGGGCATTTTCTGCTGTGGCATCCATGGAAGGAATAGTTGAATTGACAACTGGTAAGTTAATCTCTTTGTCTGAGCAAGAACTAGTTGACTGCGACACCAGTGGTGAGGATCGAGGCTGCAATGGTGGTTTCATGGATGGTGCCTTCCAATTCATCATACACAACCAAGGCCCCACCACCGAAACAAACTACCCTTACCAGGGAACTGATGGCACTTGCAACGAAAGAGAGGCCGCCAACCATTCAGCCAAGATAATTGGCTATGAAGATGTGCCCGCCAATAGTGAGAGTGCTCTGTTAAAGGCTGTTGCAAACCAACCCGTCTCTGTGGCCATTGATGCGTCGGGATTTGACTTCCAGTTGTACTCAAGCGGCATCTTCACAGGAGCATGTGGCACCGACCTTGATCATGGTGTAACAGCTGTTGGATATGGAACTAGCAACAATGGGACCAAGTATTGGTTAGTAAAGAACTCATGGGGCACAACATGGGGTGAACAAGGATATATACTAATGCAGAGAGATATTGATGCAGCGCAAGGCCTCTGTGGCATTGCGATGGAGGCTTCATATCCTACTGCATAA
- the LOC131299923 gene encoding uncharacterized protein LOC131299923, whose translation MYDNLGANQVGPRPPTNLQSNPLGNAFYGAGSGLIRGGLGAYGERILGSSSEYVQSNISRYFSDPQYYFQVNDSYVRNKLKVVLFPFLHRGHWTRVTEPVGGRLSYKPPIYDINAPDLYIPFMVFGTYIVLAGFSLGIHGKFSPETLSWLFMKGLVGWFLQFVLLKASLISLGSGEAPFLDIVAYAGYSFTGMCLAVLGRIIWSYSYYFLMPWTCLCMAIFLVKTMKRVLFSEVRSHESSKQHFLLLLIALAQFPLFIWLGNVGVHWLF comes from the exons ATGTATGACAACTTAGGAGCCAACCAGGTGGGTCCAAGACCACCAACAAATCTGCAGTCTAATCCACTTGGAAATGCATTCTATGGTGCTGGCTCAGGACTTATAAGAGGTGGACTGGGTGCATATGGAGAGAGAATCCTAGGATCAAGCTCAGAGTATGTGCAGAGCAAT ATAAGTAGGTACTTCTCTGATCCACAGTACTATTTCCAAGTCAATGATAGCTATGTGAGGAACAAATTGAAGGTTGTTTTGTTCCCTTTTCTGCACAGG GGTCATTGGACAAGGGTAACTGAGCCTGTAGGGGGGAGGCTCTCGTACAAACCTCCAATTTATGATATTAATGCACCAGACTTATACATTCCGTTCATGGTTTTTGGTACCTATATCGTGCTTGCTGGCTTCTCGTTGGGTATTCATGGAAA GTTTAGTCCTGAAACTCTAAGTTGGCTGTTCATGAAGGGACTAGTAGGCTGGTTTTTGCAATTTGTCCTGCTGAAGGCATCTTTGATTTCACTAGGAAGTGGGGAGGCTCCTTTCTTGGACATCGTTGCATACGCAGGCTATTCATTTACAGGAATGTGTTTGGCTGTCCTTGGGAGGATCATCTGGAGTTACTCGTACTACTTTCTGATGCCATGGACGTGTTTATGCATGGCGATTTTCTTAGTGAAGACAATGAAGAGAGTACTCTTTTCGGAGGTGAGAAGTCATGAGTCGAGCAAGCAACATTTTCTTTTGCTCCTCATTGCTTTGGCTCAGTTCCCACTTTTCATTTGGCTTGGCAATGTTGGCGTTCATTGGCTTTTTTAG
- the LOC131299930 gene encoding uncharacterized protein LOC131299930 isoform X1 — MEVAEIEEALKVLQTSLLRTKWRLRPASKRRLETDMLALCTGMRPVIMVDYGGKMPELQEHLCGVLKLSQKESSMFENLRVMVIEDMIYLIHIKWLAEFVRSSLNSETELLFADLEQDPPKMIMHAKESSVAMELVSVQKWFSLIFPVDRMNSDPLPSHRIDSMSSGKSRIEELVMSQSSELIDLSRCMQETEITIPTLNGWLLGYPIVYLFSKEHISDAIYNLSTKSLHLFKVLVRRNGTSNKECRDEELMSFSVPYELSLEGRNEPWAETFISQMRAKWERCKQVWGSLHMEVSSCYPQAIVL, encoded by the exons ATGGAAGTTGCAGAGATAGAGGAAGCATTGAAGGTGCTTCAAACCTCTCTCCTCCGAACCAAATGGCGACTCAGACCTGCTTCAAAACGTCGCCTTGAAACag ATATGTTGGCCTTGTGCACAGGGATGAGGCCAGTAATTATGGTGGACTACGGTGGAAAGATGCCTGAACTGCAAGAACACCTGTGCGGAGTTCTCAAGCTTAGTCAAAAG GAATCATCCATGTTTGAGAACCTGAGAGTCATGGTTATAGAAGACATGATATACTTGATACACATTAAATGGCTTGCGGAGTTTGTTAGGTCAAGCTTAAATTCAGAAACAGAACTGCTTTTTGCAGACCTTGAACAGGATCCTCCAAAG ATGATAATGCATGCCAAAGAAAGCTCAGTAGCGATGGAGCTTGTATCAGTTCAGAAGTGGTTTTCTTTGATCTTTCCTGTTGACAGAATGAACAGTGATCCCTTGCCATCTCACCGAATTGACTCAATGTCCAGTGGAAAATCTAGAATAGAGGAGCTAGTAATGTCACAGTCTTCTGAACTTATTGATCTCAGTAGGTGCATGCAAGAAACAGAAATCACCATACCAACTCTGAATGG ATGGCTTCTTGGTTATCCAATTGTGTACTTGTTCAGCAAGGAGCATATTTCAGATGCTATATACAATCTTTCCACCAAGTCTCTTCATCTCTTCAAAGTTCTAGTCCGCAG gaaTGGTACGTCCAATAAGGAATGCCGGGATGAGGAATTGATGAG TTTCTCCGTGCCTTATGAATTGAGCCTGGAAGGAAGGAATGAACCGTGGGCGGAGACGTTTATCAGTCAAATGCGGGCAAAATGGGAAAGATGCAAGCAAGTCTGGGGTTCTCTGCATATGGAGGTTAGTAGTTGTTATCCCCAAGCAATTGTACTGTAG
- the LOC131299930 gene encoding uncharacterized protein LOC131299930 isoform X3, which translates to MEVAEIEEALKVLQTSLLRTKWRLRPASKRRLETDMLALCTGMRPVIMVDYGGKMPELQEHLCGVLKLSQKESSMFENLRVMVIEDMIYLIHIKWLAEFVRSSLNSETELLFADLEQDPPKMIMHAKESSVAMELVSVQKWFSLIFPVDRMNSDPLPSHRIDSMSSGKSRIEELVMSQSSELIDLSRCMQETEITIPTLNGWLLGYPIVYLFSKEHISDAIYNLSTKSLHLFKVLVRRNGTSNKECRDEELMRTI; encoded by the exons ATGGAAGTTGCAGAGATAGAGGAAGCATTGAAGGTGCTTCAAACCTCTCTCCTCCGAACCAAATGGCGACTCAGACCTGCTTCAAAACGTCGCCTTGAAACag ATATGTTGGCCTTGTGCACAGGGATGAGGCCAGTAATTATGGTGGACTACGGTGGAAAGATGCCTGAACTGCAAGAACACCTGTGCGGAGTTCTCAAGCTTAGTCAAAAG GAATCATCCATGTTTGAGAACCTGAGAGTCATGGTTATAGAAGACATGATATACTTGATACACATTAAATGGCTTGCGGAGTTTGTTAGGTCAAGCTTAAATTCAGAAACAGAACTGCTTTTTGCAGACCTTGAACAGGATCCTCCAAAG ATGATAATGCATGCCAAAGAAAGCTCAGTAGCGATGGAGCTTGTATCAGTTCAGAAGTGGTTTTCTTTGATCTTTCCTGTTGACAGAATGAACAGTGATCCCTTGCCATCTCACCGAATTGACTCAATGTCCAGTGGAAAATCTAGAATAGAGGAGCTAGTAATGTCACAGTCTTCTGAACTTATTGATCTCAGTAGGTGCATGCAAGAAACAGAAATCACCATACCAACTCTGAATGG ATGGCTTCTTGGTTATCCAATTGTGTACTTGTTCAGCAAGGAGCATATTTCAGATGCTATATACAATCTTTCCACCAAGTCTCTTCATCTCTTCAAAGTTCTAGTCCGCAG gaaTGGTACGTCCAATAAGGAATGCCGGGATGAGGAATTGATGAG AACCATTTGA